A stretch of the Ascaphus truei isolate aAscTru1 chromosome 4, aAscTru1.hap1, whole genome shotgun sequence genome encodes the following:
- the LOC142492199 gene encoding uncharacterized protein LOC142492199 isoform X1: MSLIRDYRSLKLTMWQRFVLSTVLRLWLVISCSSGQSGDEELADLGSGFIIDTLRDQPKEPHSNPQDTNQCHLTFVTSLQQSCREQDTPPVLKEDVAYLQSLLQDSNRILQSLKYTVNADAQELGYQEVISEHNKGIQEDNKEFYGILNKVMQELNTQIEEDSPEEKKKLRKTFRMMDHLLQTTSRLAENLDKASHDLDVVIAKQLHKSTTLAYRNIMKS; the protein is encoded by the exons CTTACAATGTGGCAGCGATTCGTCCTGAGTACAGTGCTGAGGTTGTGGCTTGTTATATCTTGTAGCTCAGGCCAAAGTGGAGATGAAGAACTGGCAGATTTGGGATCAGGGTTTATTATTGACACACTTCGAGACCAACCCAAGGAACCTCATAGCAATCCTCAAGACACAAACCAATGTCATCTGACATTTGTGACTTCCCTTCAACAGTCATGCAGAGAACAAGACACACCTCCAGTTTTGAAAGAGGATGTGGCTTATCTTCAGAGTCTTCTTCAGGACTCCAACAGGATACTACAAAGCCTGAAATATACAGTCAATGCTGATGCTCAAGAACTTGGCTATCAGGAGGTCATTTCCGAACATAACAAAGGAATCCAAGAGGACAACAAAGAGTTCTATGGAATTCTAAACAAAGTCATGCAAGAGCTTAACACTCAAATAGAAGAAGACAGTCCAGAGGAGAAGAAAAA GTTGAGAAAAACCTTCCGTATGATGGATCATTTGCTCCAGACAACCTCTCGCCTTGCTGAAAATCTTGACAAGGCTTCACACGACCTCGATGTAGTTATAGCAAAGCAACTGCACAAATCTACAACCTTGGCCTACAGAAACATCATGAAATCTTGA
- the LOC142492199 gene encoding uncharacterized protein LOC142492199 isoform X2, translated as MWQRFVLSTVLRLWLVISCSSGQSGDEELADLGSGFIIDTLRDQPKEPHSNPQDTNQCHLTFVTSLQQSCREQDTPPVLKEDVAYLQSLLQDSNRILQSLKYTVNADAQELGYQEVISEHNKGIQEDNKEFYGILNKVMQELNTQIEEDSPEEKKKLRKTFRMMDHLLQTTSRLAENLDKASHDLDVVIAKQLHKSTTLAYRNIMKS; from the exons ATGTGGCAGCGATTCGTCCTGAGTACAGTGCTGAGGTTGTGGCTTGTTATATCTTGTAGCTCAGGCCAAAGTGGAGATGAAGAACTGGCAGATTTGGGATCAGGGTTTATTATTGACACACTTCGAGACCAACCCAAGGAACCTCATAGCAATCCTCAAGACACAAACCAATGTCATCTGACATTTGTGACTTCCCTTCAACAGTCATGCAGAGAACAAGACACACCTCCAGTTTTGAAAGAGGATGTGGCTTATCTTCAGAGTCTTCTTCAGGACTCCAACAGGATACTACAAAGCCTGAAATATACAGTCAATGCTGATGCTCAAGAACTTGGCTATCAGGAGGTCATTTCCGAACATAACAAAGGAATCCAAGAGGACAACAAAGAGTTCTATGGAATTCTAAACAAAGTCATGCAAGAGCTTAACACTCAAATAGAAGAAGACAGTCCAGAGGAGAAGAAAAA GTTGAGAAAAACCTTCCGTATGATGGATCATTTGCTCCAGACAACCTCTCGCCTTGCTGAAAATCTTGACAAGGCTTCACACGACCTCGATGTAGTTATAGCAAAGCAACTGCACAAATCTACAACCTTGGCCTACAGAAACATCATGAAATCTTGA